A single Phragmites australis chromosome 4, lpPhrAust1.1, whole genome shotgun sequence DNA region contains:
- the LOC133914173 gene encoding leucine-rich repeat extensin-like protein 3 — translation MVLAAEPSPCLHGSSTPQPRSAQPADPSRHYVFGIHVSHRFGTVALPVLVASAPPVLIAPAPPVLVVPAPTVLAPQAPPPPPPPVLVAPVPPGLITSAPPVLVPKAPSILASRHVGAARPRRTSASHSRWERRCWKFKCKHGGIISGYSYDGAL, via the exons ATGGTCCTGGCGGCCGAGCCCAGTCCATGCCTCCATGGCAGTTCTACTCCCCAGCCGCGAAGTGCCCAACCGGCCGATCCTAGCCGCCATTATGTCTTCGGCATTCACGTCTCACATCGCTTCGGCACGGTGGCACTTCCCGTCCTCGTCGCTTCAGCGCCGCCCGTCCTCATCGCTCCGGCGCCGCCTGTCCTCGTCGTGCCGGCGCCGACCGTCCTCGCCCCGCAggcaccgcccccccccccccccccggtcctCGTCGCTCCGGTgccgcctggcctcatcacgtcgGCGCCACCCGTCCTCGTACCGAAGGCGCCGTCAATCCTTGCCAGTCGTCACGTTGGCGCCGCCCGTCCTCGTCGCACCAGCGCCTCCCATAGCCGCTG GGAGCGGAGGTGCTGGAAGTTCAAATGCAAGCATGGTGGCATCATCTCTGGCTATTCCTATGATGGCGCCCTTTGA